The following coding sequences lie in one Sorghum bicolor cultivar BTx623 chromosome 6, Sorghum_bicolor_NCBIv3, whole genome shotgun sequence genomic window:
- the LOC8072020 gene encoding protein enabled homolog isoform X1 has protein sequence MVPARNLQPPLLRDAHATPCAAAAAAGLGVTPTAASSHMAQEPIDKHHSEPSTKPPPPPPPQERQQQQQQADDQHTRHAHAHREQQQQLTLRPLQPAGSSHQEAAGTSGSSSGGSSGNGGAGDWLRLGLAPASPSAATHPGVAFAADRAAGPPSPLLLSSSEPQRPPPPPPLLSSQRPPGMGFPPGPFLHQAAHGIPQASIALPVPRAGPPWLPPWSPSAVAPPPPPSLIPFGFGHGAFYTPGAGSGLDAIRVVLPPSAAGVWFALQAAPHQGREPFLPQIPRSYLRIKDGRVTVRLLIKYLAGKLGLEDESEVEITCRGRQLPAFLTLQHVRDGIWCQGDAAASPSVVPDMSSANHLMVLQYGRRP, from the exons ATGGTCCCGGCTCGGAACCTGCAGCCGCCGCTCCTCCGCGACGCGCATGCCACgccctgcgccgccgccgccgccgcaggccTCGGCGTGACGCCGACGGCGGCTTCGAGCCACATGGCACAGGAGCCCATCGACAAGCACCACAGCGAGCCGTCGaccaagccgccgccgcctccgccgccgcaggagaggcagcagcagcagcagcaggcggacGACCAACACACGCGCCACGCCCACGCCCAcagggagcagcagcagcagctgacgCTGCGGCCGCTCCAGCCCGCCGGCAGCAGCCACCAGGAGGCCGCGGGCACCAGCGGGAGCAGCAGCGGAGGGAGCAGCGGCAACGGCGGTGCCGGGGACTGGCTCCGGCTCGGCCTCGCCCCGGCGTCCCCCAGCGCCGCAACGCACCCCGGCGTCGCCTTCGCAGCAGACCGCGCGGCGGggccgccgtcgccgctgcTGCTGTCGTCGTCGGAACcgcagcggccgccgccgccgccgccgctgctgtcgTCGCAACGACCGCCGGGCATGGGCTTCCCACCGGGGCCCTTCCTGCACCAGGCCGCGCACGGCATTCCGCAGGCGTCCATAGCCCTGCCCGTGCCGCGCGCCGGGCCGCCCTGGCTGCCGCCGTGGAGCCCCTCCGCggtggcgccaccgccgccgccgtcgctgaTCCCCTTCGGGTTCGGGCACGGCGCGTTCTACACCCCCGGCGCCGGCTCCGGGCTCGACGCGATCAGGGTCGTCCTGCCGCCGTCGGCCGCCGGCGTCTGGTTCGCGCTCCAGGCCGCCCCGCACCA AGGGAGGGAGCCATTCTTGCCTCAGATTCCGAGAAGCTACCTACGGATCAA GGACGGGAGGGTGACAGTCCGGCTGCTGATCAAATACCTGGCCGGCAAGCTTGGATTGGAGGACGAATCAGAG GTGGAGATCACGTGCCGAGGGCGACAGCTCCCCGCGTTCCTGACCCTGCAGCATGTCCGGGACGGCATCTGGTGCCAGGGCGACGCTGCCGCCTCGCCGTCGGTGGTGCCGGACATGTCATCAGCTAACCACCTCATGGTTTTGCAGTACGGCAGAAGACCCTAg
- the LOC8072020 gene encoding protein enabled homolog isoform X3: MVPARNLQPPLLRDAHATPCAAAAAAGLGVTPTAASSHMAQEPIDKHHSEPSTKPPPPPPPQERQQQQQQADDQHTRHAHAHREQQQQLTLRPLQPAGSSHQEAAGTSGSSSGGSSGNGGAGDWLRLGLAPASPSAATHPGVAFAADRAAGPPSPLLLSSSEPQRPPPPPPLLSSQRPPGMGFPPGPFLHQAAHGIPQASIALPVPRAGPPWLPPWSPSAVAPPPPPSLIPFGFGHGAFYTPGAGSGLDAIRVVLPPSAAGVWFALQAAPHQGREPFLPQIPRSYLRIKDGRVTVRLLIKYLAGKLGLEDESELSSGLD, translated from the exons ATGGTCCCGGCTCGGAACCTGCAGCCGCCGCTCCTCCGCGACGCGCATGCCACgccctgcgccgccgccgccgccgcaggccTCGGCGTGACGCCGACGGCGGCTTCGAGCCACATGGCACAGGAGCCCATCGACAAGCACCACAGCGAGCCGTCGaccaagccgccgccgcctccgccgccgcaggagaggcagcagcagcagcagcaggcggacGACCAACACACGCGCCACGCCCACGCCCAcagggagcagcagcagcagctgacgCTGCGGCCGCTCCAGCCCGCCGGCAGCAGCCACCAGGAGGCCGCGGGCACCAGCGGGAGCAGCAGCGGAGGGAGCAGCGGCAACGGCGGTGCCGGGGACTGGCTCCGGCTCGGCCTCGCCCCGGCGTCCCCCAGCGCCGCAACGCACCCCGGCGTCGCCTTCGCAGCAGACCGCGCGGCGGggccgccgtcgccgctgcTGCTGTCGTCGTCGGAACcgcagcggccgccgccgccgccgccgctgctgtcgTCGCAACGACCGCCGGGCATGGGCTTCCCACCGGGGCCCTTCCTGCACCAGGCCGCGCACGGCATTCCGCAGGCGTCCATAGCCCTGCCCGTGCCGCGCGCCGGGCCGCCCTGGCTGCCGCCGTGGAGCCCCTCCGCggtggcgccaccgccgccgccgtcgctgaTCCCCTTCGGGTTCGGGCACGGCGCGTTCTACACCCCCGGCGCCGGCTCCGGGCTCGACGCGATCAGGGTCGTCCTGCCGCCGTCGGCCGCCGGCGTCTGGTTCGCGCTCCAGGCCGCCCCGCACCA AGGGAGGGAGCCATTCTTGCCTCAGATTCCGAGAAGCTACCTACGGATCAA GGACGGGAGGGTGACAGTCCGGCTGCTGATCAAATACCTGGCCGGCAAGCTTGGATTGGAGGACGAATCAGAG CTATCATCTGGTCTTGACTAG
- the LOC8072020 gene encoding protein enabled homolog isoform X2, which produces MVPARNLQPPLLRDAHATPCAAAAAAGLGVTPTAASSHMAQEPIDKHHSEPSTKPPPPPPPQERQQQQQQADDQHTRHAHAHREQQQQLTLRPLQPAGSSHQEAAGTSGSSSGGSSGNGGAGDWLRLGLAPASPSAATHPGVAFAADRAAGPPSPLLLSSSEPQRPPPPPPLLSSQRPPGMGFPPGPFLHQAAHGIPQASIALPVPRAGPPWLPPWSPSAVAPPPPPSLIPFGFGHGAFYTPGAGSGLDAIRVVLPPSAAGVWFALQAAPHQGREPFLPQIPRSYLRIKDGRVTVRLLIKYLAGKLGLEDESEAVDVYWTKM; this is translated from the exons ATGGTCCCGGCTCGGAACCTGCAGCCGCCGCTCCTCCGCGACGCGCATGCCACgccctgcgccgccgccgccgccgcaggccTCGGCGTGACGCCGACGGCGGCTTCGAGCCACATGGCACAGGAGCCCATCGACAAGCACCACAGCGAGCCGTCGaccaagccgccgccgcctccgccgccgcaggagaggcagcagcagcagcagcaggcggacGACCAACACACGCGCCACGCCCACGCCCAcagggagcagcagcagcagctgacgCTGCGGCCGCTCCAGCCCGCCGGCAGCAGCCACCAGGAGGCCGCGGGCACCAGCGGGAGCAGCAGCGGAGGGAGCAGCGGCAACGGCGGTGCCGGGGACTGGCTCCGGCTCGGCCTCGCCCCGGCGTCCCCCAGCGCCGCAACGCACCCCGGCGTCGCCTTCGCAGCAGACCGCGCGGCGGggccgccgtcgccgctgcTGCTGTCGTCGTCGGAACcgcagcggccgccgccgccgccgccgctgctgtcgTCGCAACGACCGCCGGGCATGGGCTTCCCACCGGGGCCCTTCCTGCACCAGGCCGCGCACGGCATTCCGCAGGCGTCCATAGCCCTGCCCGTGCCGCGCGCCGGGCCGCCCTGGCTGCCGCCGTGGAGCCCCTCCGCggtggcgccaccgccgccgccgtcgctgaTCCCCTTCGGGTTCGGGCACGGCGCGTTCTACACCCCCGGCGCCGGCTCCGGGCTCGACGCGATCAGGGTCGTCCTGCCGCCGTCGGCCGCCGGCGTCTGGTTCGCGCTCCAGGCCGCCCCGCACCA AGGGAGGGAGCCATTCTTGCCTCAGATTCCGAGAAGCTACCTACGGATCAA GGACGGGAGGGTGACAGTCCGGCTGCTGATCAAATACCTGGCCGGCAAGCTTGGATTGGAGGACGAATCAGAG GCAGTGGACGTATATTGGACAAAAATGTAG
- the LOC8072021 gene encoding 60S ribosomal protein L12-1: protein MPPKLDPSQVVEVFVRVTGGEVGAASSLAPKIGPLGLSPKKIGEDIAKETAKDWKGLRVTVKLTVQNRQAKVSVVPSAAALVIKALKEPERDRKKVKNIKHSGNISLDDVVEIAKTMRPRSMAKEMAGTVKEILGTCVSVGCTVDGKDPKDLQQEIDDGEVEIPSA, encoded by the coding sequence atgcCGCCGAAGCTCGACCCgtcgcaggtggtggaggtcttCGTCCGCGTGACGGGCGGGGAGGTGGGCGCGGCGTCGTCCCTGGCGCCCAAGatcggcccgctcggcctctccCCGAAGAAGATCGGCGAGGACATCGCCAAGGAGACGGCCAAGGACTGGAAGGGCCTCCGCGTCACCGTCAAGCTCACGGTACAGAACAGGCAGGCCAAGGTCTCCGTCGtgccctccgccgccgcgctcgTCATCAAGGCGCTCAAGGAGCCCGAGAGGGACAGGAAGAAGGTCAAGAACATTAAGCACAGCGGCAACATCAGCCTCGACGACGTCGTCGAGATCGCCAAGACCATGAGGCCCAGGTCCATGGCCAAGGAGATGGCCGGCACCGTCAAGGAGATCCTCGGCACCTGCGTCAGCGTCGGATGCACCGTAGACGGCAAGGACCCCAAGGACCTGCAACAGGAGATTGATGACGGCGAGGTCGAGATCCCATCCGCTTGA
- the LOC8072022 gene encoding protein SRG1 — protein sequence MEAATASNKIVNRDEITDAFTDSAQIPEKYIRTDEVRAGVVVGEDDDCYCELPVVDMARLLDPELSASETLKLGSACRNWGFFQLTNHGVDEGVIQHMKDNTADFFGLPLDSKNAVAVRGDGFEGYGHHYSRLSKLDWAESVILITQPVQDRNMELWPTNPPTFRHALDRYSAETTSLIRRLLSYMAADLGVGEAALLDAFSGKRQSMAIHHYPACRHPDKVMGNTAHTDGLGLTVLLHVDDTPGLQMLRGGRWFPVRPLPGALVVNVGDILHIVTNGAYKSVQHRVLVNAERGRTTAVVFQDASVDGMVTPLPELLLKAGEAPRYRSIPRFEYLKVRFSALAKREGFLESLKL from the exons ATGGAGGCTGCCACTGCAAGCAACAAGATCGTCAATAGAGACGAAATCACGGACGCCTTCACCGACTCTGCGCAGATCCCCGAGAAGTACATCCGAACCGATGAGGTCCGTGccggcgtcgtcgtcggtgaAGACGACGACTGCTACTGCGAGCTGCCTGTCGTCGACATGGCCAGGCTTCTTGATCCGGAGCTATCTGCGTCGGAGACGCTCAAGCTTGGCTCTGCATGTCGAAACTGGGGCTTCTTTCAG CTTACAAACCATGGAGTTGACGAAGGAGTGATACAGCATATGAAAGACAACACTGCCGACTTCTTCGGCTTGCCACTGGACAGCAAGAACGCAGTGGCAGTCCGAGGAGATGGCTTTGAAGGGTACGGCCACCACTACAGCAGGTTGTCCAAGCTTGACTGGGCAGAGAGCGTCATCCTCATCACGCAGCCAGTCCAAGACAGGAACATGGAGCTGTGGCCAACTAACCCACCCACGTTTAG GCACGCGCTTGACAGGTACTCGGCGGAGACGACGAGTCTCATACGGCGGCTCCTGAGCTACATGGCGGCGGACCTCGGCGTCGGCGAAGCGGCGCTGCTGGACGCCTTCAGCGGGAAGCGGCAGAGCATGGCGATCCACCACTACCCGGCGTGCAGGCACCCGGACAAGGTGATGGGCAACACGGCGCACACGGACGGGCTCGGCCTCACGGTGCTGCTGCACGTGGACGACACGCCGGGCCTGCAGATGCTGAGGGGCGGCAGGTGGTTCCCCGTGCGCCCGCTGCCGGGCGCCCTCGTCGTCAACGTCGGCGACATCCTCCACATCGTCACCAACGGCGCATACAAGAGCGTCCAGCACAGGGTGTTGGTGAACGCCGAGAGGGGACGCACCACGGCCGTCGTATTCCAGGACGCCTCCGTCGACGGGATGGTCACGCCGCTCCCGGAACTCCTGCTCAAGGCCGGCGAGGCGCCGCGCTACAGATCGATCCCGAGGTTTGAGTACCTCAAGGTCAGGTTCAGTGCCCTCGCCAAAAGGGAAGGATTCCTCGAGAGCCTCAAGCTGTAG